The Kaustia mangrovi genome has a segment encoding these proteins:
- the carB gene encoding carbamoyl-phosphate synthase large subunit, with translation MPKRTDIKSILVIGAGPIVIGQACEFDYSGTQAVKALREEGYRIILVNSNPATIMTDPELADATYIEPITPEIVAKIIEKERPDALLPTMGGQTALNTALSLNRDGVLDRFGVEMIGARADAIDKAEDRELFREAMQKIDLEVPRSELAHSLADAAEALDKIGLPAIIRPSFTLGGTGGGIAYNREEYFDIIERGIDASPTNEVLIEESVLGWKEYEMEVVRDRDDNCIIICSIENIDPMGVHTGDSITVAPALTLTDKEYQVMRNASLAVLREIGVETGGSNVQFAVNPKDGRLVVIEMNPRVSRSSALASKATGFPIAKVAAKLAVGYTLDELENDITGGATPASFEPTIDYVVTKMPRFAFEKFPGSEPTLTTSMKSVGEAMAIGRNFQESLQKALRSLETGLTGLNEVEIEGLGQGDDKNAIRAALGKPTPDRLLKVAQALRLGVSYEQIHASCAFDPWFIARIDEIVQMEERVRAHGLPEDAANMRALKAMGFSDARLGEVAGLSEMEVRRHRYGLAVHPVYKRIDTCAAEFASPTAYMYSTYEAGLPGDDGNEASPSDREKVMILGGGPNRIGQGIEFDYCCCHAAFALGEAGYESIMVNCNPETVSTDYDTSDRLYFEPLTAEDVLEIIHTERTRGTLKGVIVQFGGQTPLKLARPLEAADVPILGTEPDAIDLAEDRDRFQALLQTLKLRQPRNGIALSAEGARQIAREIGYPVVIRPSYVLGGRAMEIVHDDAGLERYINQAVVVSGDSPVLIDSYLRDAIEVDVDALSDGEDVFVCGIMEHIEEAGIHSGDSACSLPAHSLKPEAVEELKRQTKALALGLNVVGLMNVQYAIKDGDIYVLEVNPRASRTVPFVAKVIGEPIAKIAARLMAGEPLSGFGLVSRPLKHIGVKEAVFPFARFPGVDTVLGPEMRSTGEVMGLDRDYATAFAKSQLGSGTQVPVSGTAFVSVRESDKPRILDAARTLVGLGFRIIATGGTQRYLSEHGIECTKVNKVLEGRPHIVDAMKNGEVQLVFNTTEGAKALEDSKSIRRTALIHKIPYYTTLSGALAATRAIAAYKAGTLEVTPLQDYVRASRQRVEARSA, from the coding sequence ATGCCCAAACGCACCGATATCAAATCGATCCTCGTCATCGGCGCCGGCCCGATCGTCATCGGACAGGCCTGCGAGTTCGACTATTCTGGAACCCAGGCCGTCAAGGCCCTCAGGGAGGAGGGCTACCGGATCATCCTGGTGAACTCCAATCCGGCCACGATCATGACCGATCCGGAGCTGGCCGACGCCACCTATATCGAGCCGATCACCCCGGAAATCGTCGCCAAGATCATCGAGAAGGAGCGCCCAGATGCGCTCCTTCCGACTATGGGGGGGCAGACGGCGCTCAATACCGCCCTGTCGCTCAACCGCGACGGCGTGCTGGACCGCTTCGGCGTGGAGATGATCGGCGCGCGCGCCGACGCCATCGACAAGGCGGAGGACCGGGAGCTCTTCCGCGAGGCCATGCAGAAGATCGACCTGGAGGTGCCGCGCTCCGAGCTCGCCCACTCTCTGGCCGACGCGGCGGAGGCGCTGGACAAGATCGGCCTGCCCGCCATCATCCGCCCCTCCTTCACGCTCGGCGGCACGGGCGGCGGCATCGCCTATAACCGGGAAGAATATTTCGACATCATCGAGCGCGGCATCGACGCCTCGCCGACCAACGAGGTGCTGATCGAGGAATCGGTGCTCGGCTGGAAGGAGTACGAGATGGAGGTCGTCCGCGACAGGGACGACAACTGCATCATCATCTGCTCCATCGAGAATATCGATCCGATGGGCGTACACACAGGCGATTCGATCACCGTCGCCCCGGCGCTGACGCTGACCGACAAGGAATACCAGGTCATGCGCAATGCGAGCCTCGCCGTGCTGCGCGAGATCGGCGTGGAGACCGGCGGCTCGAACGTGCAGTTCGCGGTCAACCCGAAGGACGGACGCCTCGTCGTCATCGAGATGAACCCGCGGGTGTCGCGCTCCTCCGCGCTCGCCTCCAAGGCGACGGGCTTCCCCATCGCCAAGGTCGCCGCCAAGCTCGCCGTCGGCTACACGCTCGACGAGCTGGAGAACGACATTACGGGCGGCGCGACGCCGGCCTCCTTCGAGCCCACCATCGACTACGTGGTCACCAAGATGCCGCGCTTCGCCTTCGAGAAGTTCCCGGGCTCGGAGCCGACGCTCACCACCTCCATGAAGTCGGTCGGCGAGGCCATGGCCATCGGCCGCAACTTCCAGGAATCGCTCCAGAAGGCCCTGCGCTCGCTCGAGACCGGGCTCACCGGCCTCAACGAGGTCGAGATCGAGGGCCTCGGCCAGGGCGACGACAAGAACGCGATCCGGGCCGCCCTCGGCAAGCCTACGCCGGACCGGCTCCTGAAGGTTGCCCAGGCGCTGAGGCTCGGCGTCTCCTACGAGCAGATCCACGCCTCCTGCGCCTTCGATCCGTGGTTCATCGCACGCATTGACGAGATCGTGCAGATGGAGGAGCGCGTGCGCGCCCACGGCCTGCCGGAAGACGCCGCGAACATGCGCGCGCTGAAGGCCATGGGCTTCTCCGACGCGCGGCTCGGCGAGGTCGCCGGGCTGAGCGAGATGGAGGTGCGCCGGCATCGCTACGGCCTGGCCGTCCACCCCGTCTACAAGCGCATCGACACCTGTGCGGCGGAGTTCGCCTCGCCCACAGCTTACATGTATTCCACCTACGAGGCGGGGCTGCCCGGCGACGACGGCAACGAGGCCAGCCCGTCGGACCGCGAGAAGGTGATGATCCTCGGCGGCGGACCGAACCGGATCGGCCAGGGAATCGAGTTCGACTATTGCTGCTGCCACGCCGCCTTCGCGCTCGGCGAGGCCGGCTACGAATCGATCATGGTCAACTGCAATCCGGAGACCGTGTCGACCGACTACGACACCTCCGACCGTCTCTATTTCGAGCCGCTGACCGCGGAGGACGTGCTGGAGATCATCCACACCGAGCGCACCAGGGGCACGCTCAAGGGCGTCATCGTGCAGTTCGGCGGCCAGACCCCCCTCAAGCTCGCCCGGCCGCTCGAGGCGGCCGACGTGCCGATCCTCGGCACCGAGCCCGACGCCATCGACCTGGCGGAGGACCGCGACCGGTTCCAGGCGCTCCTGCAGACACTCAAGCTGCGCCAGCCGCGCAACGGCATCGCGCTGTCGGCGGAAGGCGCGCGCCAGATCGCCCGGGAGATCGGCTATCCGGTCGTCATCCGCCCGTCCTACGTGCTTGGCGGACGCGCCATGGAGATCGTCCACGACGATGCCGGCCTCGAGCGCTACATCAACCAGGCCGTCGTCGTCTCCGGCGACAGCCCGGTGCTGATCGACAGCTATCTGCGCGACGCCATCGAGGTCGATGTCGACGCGCTGTCGGATGGCGAGGACGTCTTCGTGTGCGGCATCATGGAGCACATCGAGGAGGCCGGCATCCATTCCGGCGACTCCGCCTGCTCCCTGCCGGCCCATTCCCTGAAGCCGGAGGCGGTCGAGGAGCTCAAGCGCCAGACGAAGGCGCTCGCCCTCGGCCTCAACGTCGTCGGGCTGATGAACGTCCAGTACGCCATCAAGGACGGTGACATCTACGTGCTGGAGGTCAATCCGCGCGCGAGCCGCACCGTACCCTTCGTGGCCAAGGTGATCGGCGAGCCGATCGCCAAGATCGCCGCGCGGCTGATGGCCGGCGAGCCGCTTTCGGGCTTCGGCCTCGTCTCGCGCCCGCTCAAGCATATCGGCGTCAAGGAGGCGGTGTTCCCCTTCGCGCGCTTCCCCGGCGTCGACACGGTGCTCGGCCCGGAGATGCGCTCCACCGGCGAGGTGATGGGGCTCGACCGCGACTATGCGACGGCCTTTGCCAAGAGCCAGCTTGGCAGCGGCACGCAGGTTCCGGTCTCCGGCACCGCCTTCGTGTCGGTGCGCGAAAGCGACAAGCCGCGCATCCTGGATGCCGCGCGCACGCTGGTCGGGCTGGGCTTCAGGATCATCGCCACGGGCGGCACCCAGCGCTATCTGTCGGAGCATGGCATCGAGTGTACCAAGGTCAACAAGGTGCTCGAGGGCCGTCCCCACATCGTCGACGCCATGAAGAACGGCGAGGTCCAGCTCGTCTTCAACACGACGGAGGGGGCCAAGGCGCTGGAGGACTCAAAATCGATCCGCCGCACCGCGCTGATCCACAAGATTCCCTACTATACCACGCTTTCCGGCGCCCTCGCCGCGACGCGGGCCATCGCCGCCTACAAGGCGGGAACCCTTGAAGTGACCCCGCTTCAGGACTATGTTCGCGCCAGCAGACAGAGGGTGGAAGCACGGTCTGCGTAG
- a CDS encoding esterase-like activity of phytase family protein, producing MRPVRALAFLVLCLPLVSSGLGAEDLGPSPVSVEATPLAFDPGEDEREAFGALLWRGGLKLRSRDPRFGGFSGLVVSPDGSGLLAVSDQGWWLELALSYDGKGRLSGAGDARMATLLDGEGKRFAKKSLRDAETLTALGPEGPSGPVAVGLERTVRLLRYDIGRFGLEARAEPMPLTLPKALHDGPNNKELEAVASLGGNRFLAISEENVDKAGNIRAWILGEAKPLSFSVRRLDDFAITDVAMVSPDRFLTLERSFSASERRLEMAIRRFRMDDVAEGAAVDGELLLRARWPSRSIDNMEALDVHRTADGETRITLMSDDNYNAPLQRTLILQFALPGQAD from the coding sequence ATGAGACCGGTCCGCGCCCTGGCCTTCCTGGTCCTCTGCCTTCCCCTCGTCTCCAGCGGGCTCGGCGCGGAGGATCTGGGGCCCTCCCCGGTCTCCGTGGAGGCGACGCCGCTCGCCTTCGATCCGGGCGAGGACGAGCGCGAGGCCTTCGGCGCGCTCCTGTGGCGCGGCGGGCTGAAGCTCAGGAGCCGCGATCCCCGATTCGGCGGCTTCTCCGGCCTCGTCGTCTCGCCGGACGGCTCCGGGCTCCTGGCCGTCAGCGATCAGGGCTGGTGGCTCGAGCTCGCGCTCTCCTATGACGGGAAAGGCCGGCTGTCGGGCGCCGGCGATGCCCGCATGGCGACCCTTCTCGACGGTGAGGGCAAGCGCTTCGCCAAGAAGAGCCTGCGCGACGCGGAGACGCTGACCGCGCTCGGTCCGGAGGGGCCTTCGGGGCCCGTCGCGGTCGGGCTGGAGCGCACGGTGCGGCTGCTTCGCTACGATATCGGCCGCTTCGGCCTGGAGGCCCGCGCCGAGCCGATGCCGCTCACCCTGCCGAAGGCGCTCCATGACGGGCCGAACAACAAGGAACTGGAGGCCGTCGCGAGCCTCGGCGGAAACCGGTTCCTCGCGATCAGCGAGGAGAATGTCGACAAGGCCGGCAATATCCGCGCCTGGATCCTCGGCGAGGCCAAGCCCCTCTCCTTCTCCGTGCGCCGTCTCGACGACTTCGCCATCACCGATGTGGCGATGGTCTCGCCCGACAGGTTCCTGACGCTCGAGCGCAGCTTCAGCGCCAGCGAGCGCCGGCTCGAAATGGCCATCCGCCGCTTCCGCATGGACGATGTGGCGGAGGGCGCGGCCGTCGACGGCGAGCTCCTGCTGCGCGCCCGCTGGCCAAGCCGCAGCATCGACAATATGGAAGCCCTCGACGTCCACAGGACGGCAGACGGCGAGACCCGTATCACGCTGATGTCGGACGACAATTACAACGCCCCCCTCCAGCGCACACTGATCCTGCAATTCGCCCTGCCCGGCCAGGCCGACTAG
- the greA gene encoding transcription elongation factor GreA, with amino-acid sequence MEKVPMTAAGHEALIEEIKHLKTVERPRIIRAIQEARAHGDLSENAEYHAAKEQQGYTEARVAELEDKLSRAEVIDVSKLSGDSVKFGATVTLVDEDTDEESVYQIVGELEADVKAGRISITSPIARALIGKSVGDSVEVNTPGGGKSYEILAVSYS; translated from the coding sequence ATGGAAAAGGTTCCGATGACCGCGGCGGGCCACGAGGCCCTGATTGAAGAGATCAAGCATCTCAAGACCGTGGAGCGTCCGCGCATCATTCGCGCCATCCAGGAGGCGCGCGCGCATGGCGATTTGTCGGAGAACGCCGAGTATCACGCCGCCAAGGAACAGCAGGGCTATACCGAGGCCCGCGTCGCGGAGCTGGAGGACAAGCTGTCGCGCGCGGAAGTCATCGACGTGTCCAAGCTGTCGGGCGACAGCGTCAAGTTCGGCGCCACGGTCACGCTCGTCGACGAGGATACCGACGAGGAGTCCGTCTACCAGATCGTCGGCGAGCTGGAGGCCGACGTGAAGGCTGGCCGGATCTCCATCACCTCGCCCATCGCGCGCGCCCTGATCGGCAAGTCCGTGGGCGACAGCGTCGAGGTGAACACGCCCGGCGGCGGCAAGAGCTACGAGATCCTCGCCGTCAGCTACAGCTGA
- the cobS gene encoding cobaltochelatase subunit CobS has product MANGEGPGLPDMKVSVRQVFGIESDMEVPAYSQDSEHVPDLDEDYLFNRETTLAILAGFAFNRRVMITGYHGTGKSTHIEQVAARLNWPCVRVNLDSHISRIDLVGKDAIVLRDGKQVTEFREGILPWALQTNTALVFDEYDAGRPDVMFVIQRVLEVSGKLTLLDQNKVIRPHPAFRLFATANTVGLGDTSGLYHGTQQINQGQMDRWSIVTTLNYLPHDEETDIVLAKCKSFDTDEGRKTISNMVRVADLTRKAFMNGDLSTVMSPRTVITWAQNSEIFGDLGFAFQVTFLNKCDELERGLVAEFYQRCMNQELPESTAHVTLS; this is encoded by the coding sequence ATGGCAAATGGAGAAGGGCCCGGCCTGCCCGATATGAAGGTCTCGGTCCGGCAGGTTTTCGGCATCGAAAGCGACATGGAGGTGCCGGCCTATTCCCAGGATTCGGAGCATGTGCCGGATCTCGACGAGGACTATCTGTTCAACCGCGAGACCACGCTCGCCATCCTCGCCGGCTTCGCCTTCAATCGCCGCGTGATGATCACCGGCTATCACGGCACGGGCAAGTCGACCCATATCGAGCAGGTCGCCGCGCGGCTGAACTGGCCCTGCGTGCGCGTCAATCTCGACAGCCATATCAGCCGGATAGATCTCGTCGGCAAGGACGCGATCGTGCTGCGCGACGGCAAGCAGGTGACCGAATTCCGCGAGGGCATCCTGCCCTGGGCGCTGCAGACCAACACCGCGCTCGTCTTCGACGAGTACGATGCCGGCCGCCCGGACGTGATGTTCGTGATCCAGCGCGTGCTGGAGGTCTCCGGCAAGCTCACCCTGCTCGACCAGAACAAGGTGATCCGCCCGCATCCCGCCTTCCGCCTGTTCGCCACCGCCAACACGGTGGGCCTCGGCGACACCAGCGGCCTCTATCACGGCACCCAGCAGATCAACCAGGGCCAGATGGACCGCTGGAGCATCGTGACGACGCTCAACTACCTGCCGCACGACGAGGAGACCGACATCGTGCTGGCCAAGTGCAAGAGCTTCGACACCGACGAGGGCCGCAAGACCATCTCCAACATGGTCCGCGTCGCCGATCTCACGCGCAAGGCCTTCATGAACGGCGACCTGTCCACCGTGATGAGCCCGCGCACAGTGATCACCTGGGCGCAGAACTCCGAGATCTTCGGCGATCTGGGCTTCGCCTTCCAGGTGACCTTCCTCAACAAGTGCGACGAGCTGGAGCGCGGCCTGGTCGCGGAGTTCTACCAGCGCTGCATGAACCAGGAATTGCCGGAATCGACAGCCCACGTCACCCTGTCGTGA
- a CDS encoding M20 family metallopeptidase produces MAAIDPVELTRTLVGFDTRNPEKTEKACAEHLRGLLEEHGFTVETHEFAKNRPNLVARLGGAAKKRSRKAPICFTGHTDTVPLGAKDWSVDPFKGEIKDGKLYGRGSSDMKAGVAAFVAAAIEERKAAEGGPGVVLVITAGEETGCEGARYLAEKKALGKAGAVVVAEPTSNRAMAGHKGALWLKATAAGVTAHGSMPEKGESAAYKAARMVTKLEHFGFAVPAHEAMGVPTLNVGTLKSGLNVNSVPDRAEIGIDIRTVAGMSHEQVRSRLEAYLSPDLDALEPIIDLEGVWTDPADPWVKTVAAAAREVTGEDQAPGAMTYFTDAAYLTPAYGTVPTVVLGPGEPAMAHQTDEYCTVDRIGEATTIYRALIRDWAG; encoded by the coding sequence ATGGCAGCTATCGATCCGGTGGAGCTGACGCGAACGCTGGTCGGCTTCGACACGCGCAATCCGGAGAAGACGGAGAAGGCCTGCGCGGAGCATCTCCGCGGGCTTCTGGAGGAACACGGCTTCACGGTGGAGACCCATGAGTTCGCCAAGAACCGGCCGAACCTCGTGGCAAGACTCGGCGGCGCGGCGAAGAAGAGGTCGCGCAAGGCGCCGATCTGCTTTACCGGCCACACCGACACGGTGCCGCTCGGCGCGAAGGACTGGTCGGTCGATCCCTTCAAGGGCGAGATCAAGGACGGCAAGCTCTATGGCCGCGGCTCGAGCGACATGAAGGCGGGTGTGGCCGCGTTCGTCGCCGCCGCCATCGAGGAGCGCAAGGCGGCGGAAGGCGGGCCGGGCGTCGTGCTGGTGATCACGGCGGGCGAGGAGACGGGCTGCGAGGGCGCGCGCTATCTGGCGGAGAAGAAGGCGCTCGGCAAGGCGGGCGCGGTGGTCGTGGCCGAGCCGACCTCGAACCGCGCCATGGCGGGCCACAAGGGGGCGCTGTGGCTGAAAGCGACCGCGGCGGGCGTGACGGCGCACGGCTCCATGCCCGAGAAGGGCGAGAGCGCCGCCTACAAGGCCGCGCGCATGGTCACCAAGCTGGAGCATTTCGGCTTCGCCGTGCCCGCGCACGAGGCGATGGGCGTGCCCACCCTCAATGTCGGAACGCTCAAGAGCGGCCTCAACGTCAATTCCGTTCCCGACCGCGCCGAGATCGGCATCGACATCCGCACCGTCGCCGGCATGAGCCACGAGCAGGTCAGGTCGAGGCTCGAGGCCTATCTCTCACCCGATCTGGACGCGCTCGAGCCGATCATCGACCTGGAAGGGGTGTGGACCGATCCGGCCGATCCCTGGGTGAAGACGGTCGCGGCTGCCGCCCGCGAGGTGACCGGCGAGGACCAGGCCCCGGGCGCGATGACCTATTTCACCGACGCCGCCTATCTCACGCCGGCCTACGGCACTGTGCCGACCGTCGTCCTGGGCCCCGGCGAGCCGGCCATGGCGCATCAGACAGACGAATATTGCACGGTCGACCGGATCGGGGAGGCCACCACGATCTATCGCGCCCTCATCCGCGACTGGGCGGGGTGA
- the cobT gene encoding cobaltochelatase subunit CobT codes for MTSDREGPAGPFKHALALAMRSIAGEPELTVSYGADAPGVAGTRVRLPQVDQDLNADSVAVTRGMADSFALRLANHSNDVHGHYRPEGRNARAVFEAVEQARVEAIGSRAMPGMADNLTAMLGERYERQGAANIKSREDAPIEEALSLLVRERLTGVKPPESARRLVDLWRPWIEEKAGTQLDELAGELKDQAAFARMTRDIIAALDMADELGEDPDETEDDQQEGSEPEGSEVEEQGEQGEAGQDETASSEEVDEAQGEMEASEEQATETEADGAEEEMESEEAPDGSEPWRPQLPFSSSANEQFYKVFTAEFDEEISAEDLCEAEELARLRNYLDKQLNHLQGVVARLANRLQRRLLAKQNRAWDFDLEEGMLDASRLSRVVTDPMHPLSFKMEKDTNFRDTVVTLLIDNSGSMRGRPITVAATCADILARTLERCNVKVEILGFTTRAWKGGQSREKWLASGKPAMPGRLNDLRHIVYKNADTPWRRARRSLGLMMREGLLKENIDGEALIWAHNRLLGRSEQRRILMVISDGAPVDDSTLSVNAGNYLERHLRQVIQDIETRSPVELIAIGIGHDVTRYYRRAVTIVDAEELGGAMTEKLAELFDEAPETQRVRRPRASVPVF; via the coding sequence ATGACGAGCGATAGGGAAGGACCAGCGGGTCCGTTCAAGCACGCACTGGCACTGGCGATGCGCTCCATCGCCGGCGAGCCGGAGCTCACCGTGAGCTACGGCGCGGACGCGCCGGGCGTCGCGGGCACGCGCGTGCGCCTGCCGCAGGTCGATCAGGACCTCAACGCGGACTCCGTCGCGGTCACCCGCGGCATGGCGGATTCCTTCGCTCTCAGGCTCGCCAACCATTCCAACGACGTCCACGGCCACTACCGGCCGGAGGGGCGCAATGCCCGCGCCGTTTTCGAGGCGGTGGAGCAGGCCCGCGTCGAGGCCATCGGCTCGCGCGCCATGCCGGGCATGGCCGACAATCTGACCGCCATGCTCGGCGAGCGCTACGAGCGCCAGGGCGCGGCCAATATCAAGAGCCGCGAGGACGCGCCCATCGAGGAGGCCCTCTCGCTGCTGGTGCGCGAGCGGCTGACCGGCGTCAAGCCGCCGGAGAGCGCGCGCCGGCTCGTCGATCTCTGGCGCCCCTGGATCGAGGAGAAGGCCGGTACACAGCTCGACGAACTGGCGGGCGAGTTGAAGGACCAGGCCGCCTTCGCCCGCATGACGCGCGACATCATCGCCGCCCTCGACATGGCCGACGAACTCGGCGAGGACCCCGACGAGACGGAGGACGACCAGCAGGAAGGCTCCGAGCCGGAAGGCTCTGAGGTCGAGGAGCAGGGCGAACAGGGCGAGGCCGGACAGGACGAGACCGCCTCCAGCGAGGAGGTGGACGAGGCTCAAGGAGAGATGGAGGCCAGCGAGGAGCAGGCCACCGAGACGGAGGCCGACGGCGCCGAGGAGGAGATGGAGTCCGAGGAGGCCCCCGACGGCAGCGAGCCCTGGCGGCCCCAGCTTCCCTTCTCCTCCAGCGCCAACGAGCAGTTCTACAAGGTCTTCACCGCCGAATTCGACGAGGAGATCTCCGCGGAAGACCTCTGCGAGGCGGAGGAGCTCGCCCGCCTGCGCAATTATCTCGACAAGCAGCTCAACCATTTGCAGGGCGTCGTCGCGCGGCTCGCCAACCGGCTCCAGCGCCGCCTGCTCGCCAAGCAGAACCGCGCCTGGGACTTCGATCTCGAGGAAGGCATGCTCGATGCCAGCCGGCTGTCGCGGGTGGTGACCGACCCCATGCACCCCCTCTCCTTCAAGATGGAGAAGGACACCAATTTCCGCGACACGGTCGTCACGCTGCTGATCGACAATTCCGGCTCCATGCGCGGCCGGCCGATCACGGTCGCGGCGACCTGCGCCGACATCCTCGCGCGCACGCTGGAGCGCTGCAATGTGAAGGTGGAAATCCTCGGCTTCACGACCCGCGCCTGGAAGGGCGGGCAGTCGCGCGAGAAATGGCTCGCCTCCGGCAAGCCCGCAATGCCCGGCCGGCTCAACGACCTGCGCCACATCGTCTACAAGAACGCCGACACGCCGTGGCGCCGGGCCAGGCGCAGCCTCGGCCTGATGATGCGCGAGGGGCTCCTGAAGGAGAATATCGACGGCGAGGCGCTGATCTGGGCCCATAACCGCCTGCTCGGCCGGTCCGAGCAGCGCCGCATCCTCATGGTCATCTCCGACGGCGCACCGGTCGACGATTCCACCCTGTCGGTCAATGCCGGCAACTATCTGGAACGCCATCTCCGGCAGGTCATCCAGGATATCGAGACCCGCTCGCCCGTCGAGCTCATCGCCATCGGCATCGGCCACGACGTGACGCGCTACTATCGCCGCGCGGTCACCATCGTGGACGCGGAGGAACTCGGCGGTGCCATGACGGAGAAGCTCGCCGAGCTGTTCGACGAGGCGCCGGAGACCCAGCGGGTCCGCCGTCCGCGCGCCTCCGTTCCCGTATTCTAG
- a CDS encoding agmatinase: protein MPEGTVNIGTMFGGRNVDTFLGLPRCDDLARLQPGAAILGAPCATPYASVGPYCADAPRTIRQTSARYAGALQHMDFDLGGPILASGAIPAVDCGDLPFDAADAAGNRARIRDAVGAMLEADAVPVIVGGDDSIPIPLFEAFAGRGPFTVVQVDAHIDWRDEVDGERYGLSSTMRRASEMGHVERIVQIGARGLGSARPADYRDALDWGVTFVTARELYETGVEAALAHVPEGAPVLLAFDCDALDPTTMPAVIGPAPGGLTYWQAVDIVQGVARRSRIAAFDLVEFMPARDIHGLGALTASRLLVNAIGAIVRQD, encoded by the coding sequence ATGCCTGAGGGAACGGTCAATATCGGCACCATGTTCGGCGGGCGGAACGTCGACACGTTTCTCGGCCTGCCGCGCTGCGACGACCTTGCAAGGCTCCAGCCGGGCGCCGCGATCCTCGGCGCCCCCTGCGCCACGCCCTATGCCTCCGTCGGCCCCTATTGCGCGGACGCGCCCCGCACGATCCGCCAGACGAGCGCACGCTATGCCGGCGCGCTGCAGCATATGGACTTCGACCTCGGCGGCCCGATCCTCGCCTCGGGCGCCATTCCCGCGGTCGATTGCGGCGACCTGCCCTTCGACGCCGCCGACGCGGCCGGCAACCGCGCACGGATCCGCGACGCCGTCGGCGCGATGCTGGAGGCCGATGCGGTTCCGGTGATCGTCGGCGGCGACGATTCGATTCCCATTCCTCTCTTCGAGGCCTTCGCCGGGCGCGGCCCCTTCACCGTCGTGCAGGTGGACGCGCATATCGACTGGCGCGACGAGGTCGACGGCGAGCGGTACGGCCTGTCGAGCACCATGCGCCGGGCCTCGGAGATGGGCCATGTCGAGCGCATCGTCCAGATCGGCGCGCGCGGGCTCGGCAGCGCACGCCCAGCGGACTACCGCGACGCGCTCGACTGGGGCGTGACGTTCGTCACCGCCCGCGAACTCTACGAGACCGGCGTCGAGGCCGCGCTCGCCCATGTCCCCGAAGGCGCGCCCGTCCTCCTCGCCTTCGACTGCGACGCGCTGGACCCGACCACCATGCCCGCCGTGATCGGCCCCGCGCCCGGCGGGCTGACCTACTGGCAGGCGGTCGACATCGTTCAGGGCGTCGCCCGGCGCAGCCGGATCGCGGCCTTCGACCTGGTGGAGTTCATGCCCGCACGCGACATCCACGGGCTCGGCGCCCTCACCGCCTCCCGCCTCCTCGTCAACGCCATTGGCGCCATCGTCCGGCAGGACTGA